A single genomic interval of Pyrus communis chromosome 5, drPyrComm1.1, whole genome shotgun sequence harbors:
- the LOC137733844 gene encoding caffeic acid 3-O-methyltransferase-like — MGSTGKTQMTPTQVSDEDEEANLFAMQLASASVLPMVLNAALELDLLEIMARAGPGAFVSPADLASQLPTKNPDATVMLDRMLRLLASYSILTYSLRTLRDGNVERLYGLGPVCKFLIKNEDGVSIAPLCLMNQDKVLMESWYHLKDAVLEGGIPFNKAYGMTAFEYHGTDPRFNKVFNAGMAAHSTITMKKLLETYKGFEGLTSVVDVGGGTGAVINMIVSKYPSIKGINFDLPHVIEDAPQYPGVEHVGGDMFVSVPKGDAIFMKFICHDWSDDHCLKFLKNCYTALPDNGKVILAECILPVAPASSLATKGVVHIDVIMLAHNPGGKERTEKEFEALAKGSGFKGFHVICSAFNTYVIEFLKKI, encoded by the exons ATGGGTTCGACCGGAAAGACTCAGATGACTCCAACCCAAGTCTCCGACGAAGACGAAGAAGCAAACCTCTTCGCCATGCAGCTAGCCAGCGCCTCTGTTCTCCCCATGGTGCTCAATGCAGCCCTTGAGCTCGACCTCCTCGAGATCATGGCGAGAGCAGGGCCTGGCGCTTTCGTTTCTCCGGCGGACTTAGCTTCGCAGCTGCCGACCAAGAACCCTGACGCCACCGTCATGCTGGACCGCATGCTGCGCCTCCTGGCCAGCTACTCCATCCTCACTTACTCCCTCCGCACGCTTCGCGACGGCAATGTCGAGCGGCTGTACGGCCTCGGCCCCGTCTGCAAGTTCTTGATAAAGAACGAGGATGGTGTTTCCATTGCTCCTCTCTGCCTCATGAATCAGGACAAGGTCCTTATGGAGAGCTG GTACCACTTGAAAGATGCTGTTCTTGAAGGAGGAATTCCATTCAACAAGGCCTATGGAATGACTGCTTTTGAGTACCATGGCACTGACCCTAGATTCAACAAGGTCTTCAACGCAGGAATGGCTGCCCACTCTACCATTACCATGAAAAAACTTCTAGAGACCTACAAGGGCTTTGAGGGCCTCACATCCGTAGTAGATGTTGGCGGTGGCACTGGCGCTGTTATTAACATGATCGTTTCTAAGTACCCCTCGATTAAGGGTATTAACTTCGACCTGCCTCATGTCATAGAAGATGCTCCCCAATATCCTg GTGTGGAGCATGTTGGAGGAGACATGTTTGTAAGTGTTCCAAAGGGGGATGCAATTTTCATGAAG TTTATATGTCACGACTGGAGTGACGATCATTGCTTGAAATTTTTGAAGAACTGTTATACCGCGCTCCCTGACAATGGGAAGGTGATTCTTGCTGAGTGCATTCTTCCAGTAGCTCCAGCCAGCAGCCTTGCCACCAAGGGTGTTGTCCATATCGACGTGATCATGTTAGCTCACAACCCCGGAGGAAAAGAGCGGACGGAGAAGGAGTTTGAGGCCTTGGCTAAGGGATCTGGATTCAAGGGTTTCCACGTCATCTGCTCCGCTTTCAACACTTATGTCATTGAGTTTCTTAAGAAGATTTGA
- the LOC137733845 gene encoding caffeic acid 3-O-methyltransferase-like: MGSTGKTQMTPTQVSEQETNLFAMQLANAPVLPMVLKTALELDLLEIMAKAGPGAFVSPADLASQLPTKNPDAPVMLDRMLRLLASYSVLTYSLRTLPDGNVERLYGLSPVCKLLTKNGDGVSFAPLCVMSQDRVFMESWYHLKDAVLEGGIPFNKAFGMTAFEYPGTDPRFNKVFNRGMAVQSTIIMEKLLETYKGFEGLTSVVDVGGGTGAAVNMIVSKYPSIKGINFDLPHVIDDAPQFLGVEHVGGDMFASVPKGDAIFMKSICHDWSDDHCLKILKNCYTALPDNGKVILAEGILPVAPDSSLATKVVVNLDVIMLGYNPGGKERTEKEFEALAKRSGFKGFRVICSAFHIYAIEFLKKI; this comes from the exons ATGGGTTCGACCGGAAAGACTCAGATGACTCCAACCCAAGTCTCCGAGCAAGAAACAAACCTCTTCGCCATGCAGCTAGCCAACGCCCCCGTTCTCCCCATGGTGCTTAAGACAGCCCTCGAGCTCGACCTCCTCGAGATCATGGCGAAAGCCGGGCCTGGCGCTTTCGTTTCTCCGGCGGACTTAGCTTCGCAGCTGCCGACCAAGAACCCTGACGCCCCCGTCATGCTGGACCGCATGCTGCGCCTCCTGGCCAGCTACTCCGTCCTCACTTACTCCCTCCGCACGCTACCCGACGGCAATGTCGAGCGGCTGTACGGCCTCAGCCCCGTATGCAAGCTCTTGACAAAGAACGGGGATGGTGTTTCCTTTGCTCCTCTCTGCGTCATGAGTCAGGACAGGGTCTTTATGGAGAGCTG GTACCACTTGAAAGATGCAGTTCTCGAAGGAGGAATTCCATTCAACAAGGCCTTTGGAATGACTGCTTTTGAGTACCCTGGCACTGACCCTAGATTCAACAAGGTCTTCAACAGGGGAATGGCTGTCCAATCTACCATTATCATGGAAAAACTTCTAGAGACCTACAAGGGCTTTGAGGGCCTCACATCCGTCGTAGATGTTGGCGGTGGCACTGGCGCTGCTGTTAACATGATCGTTTCTAAGTACCCCTCGATTAAGGGTATCAACTTCGACTTGCCTCATGTCATAGACGATGCTCCCCAATTTCTTG GTGTGGAGCATGTTGGAGGAGACATGTTTGCAAGTGTTCCAAAGGGAGATGCAATTTTCATGAAG TCGATATGTCACGACTGGAGTGACGATCactgcttgaaaattttgaagaacTGTTATACCGCGCTCCCTGACAATGGGAAGGTGATTCTTGCTGAGGGCATTCTTCCAGTAGCTCCAGACAGCAGCCTTGCCACCAAGGTAGTTGTCAATCTCGACGTGATCATGTTGGGTTACAACCCCGGAGGAAAAGAGCGCACGGAGAAGGAGTTTGAGGCCTTGGCTAAGAGATCTGGATTCAAAGGCTTCCGCGTCATCTGCTCCGCTTTCCACATCTATGCCATTGAGTTTCTTAAGAAGATTTGA
- the LOC137735488 gene encoding RPM1 interacting protein 13-like yields the protein MSEIGIDVKAINLSSTTPSREKKGVTAEKTPQKAPSSSSAEDEDGSPIKHIVCVKNKVDVKHFEDVEDCFILDFDPFEPVQFSKLSVSDNGGGGGSPDIAVVAEKGQVACRDYPHSRHLCLKFPFETTPHESYCELCYCYVCDSAAPCGLWKLSHCHAAAHIGDWECKRMLMKQQAAMKK from the exons ATGAGCGAAATCGGAATCGATGTCAAAGCGATTAATCTGTCGTCGACGACGCCGTCGCGCGAGAAGAAGGGGGTGACAGCCGAGAAAACTCCCCAGAAAGCTCCGTCGTCTTCTTCCGCGGAGGACGAGGACGGGAGTCCGATCAAGCACATTGTCTGTGTCAAAAACAAGGTCGATGTCAAACATTTTGAGGACGTCGAGGACTGCTTCATCTTGGATTTCGACCCCTTTGAGCCGGTGCAGTTTTCCAAGTTGTCCGTGTCggataatggtggtggtggcggttcTCCCGATATCGCTGTTGTTGCTGAGAAAGGACAG GTTGCTTGTAGAGACTATCCACATTCAAGACACCTCTGCCTGAAATTTCCTTTCGAGACGACACCCCATGAGAGCTACTGTGAGCTG TGCTACTGCTATGTTTGCGATTCTGCCGCTCCATGCGGGTTGTGGAAACTGTCACATTGCCATGCTGCTGCGCACATTGGTGACTGGGAGTGCAAAAGGATGTTGATGAAGCAGCAAGCCGCGATGAAGAAATGA